One Natator depressus isolate rNatDep1 chromosome 3, rNatDep2.hap1, whole genome shotgun sequence DNA segment encodes these proteins:
- the EEF1A1 gene encoding elongation factor 1-alpha 1: protein MGKEKTHINIVVIGHVDSGKSTTTGHLIYKCGGIDKRTIEKFEKEAAEMGKGSFKYAWVLDKLKAERERGITIDISLWKFETSKYYVTIIDAPGHRDFIKNMITGTSQADCAVLIVAAGVGEFEAGISKNGQTREHALLAYTLGVKQLIVGVNKMDSTEAPYSQKRYDEIVKEVSTYIKKIGYNPDTVAFVPISGWNGDNMLEPSSNMPWFKGWKVTRKDGNASGTTLLEALDSILPPTRPTDKPLRLPLQDVYKIGGIGTVPVGRVETGILKPGMVVTFAPVNVTTEVKSVEMHHEALSEALPGDNVGFNVKNVSVKDVRRGNVAGDSKNDPPMEAAGFTAQVIILNHPGQIGAGYAPVLDCHTAHIACKFAELKEKIDRRSGKKLEDSPKFLKSGDAAIVDMVPAKPMCVESFSDYPPLGRFAVRDMRQTVAVGVIKAVDKKAAGAGKVTKSAQKAQKAK, encoded by the exons ATGGGCAAGGAGAAAACCCACATCAACATCGTCGTCATCGGCCATGTCGACTCCGGCAAGTCCACCACCACCGGGCACCTCATCTACAAGTGCGGGGGCATCGACAAGAGGACCATCGAGAAGTTCGAGAAGGAAGCTGCGGAG ATGGGCAAAGGTTCCTTCAAATATGCCTGGGTTTTGGACAAGCTGAAGGCTGAGCGTGAGCGTGGTATCACAATTGACATTTCTTTGTGGAAATTTGAAACAAGCAAGTACTATGTCACCATCATTGATGCTCCTGGACACAGAGATTTCATCAAAAACATGATTACTGGCACCTCCCAA gctGACTGTGCTGTCCTTATTGTTGCTGCTGGTGTTGGTGAGTTTGAAGCTGGTATCTCGAAGAACGGGCAGACTCGTGAACATGCCCTTCTGGCCTACACACTGGGTGTAAAACAGCTGATTGTTGGTGTGAACAAGATGGATTCCACTGAGGCACCGTACAGCCAGAAGAGATACGATGAAATTGTCAAAGAAGTCAGCACTTACATTAAGAAAATTGGCTACAACCCAGACACCGTAGCTTTTGTACCAATTTCTGGTTGGAACGGAGACAATATGTTGGAGCCTAGCTCTAAC ATGCCCTGGTTTAAGGGATGGAAGGTTACTCGTAAGGATGGCAATGCCAGTGGAACTACCCTGCTAGAAGCTTTGGATAGTATACTGCCACCAACTCGTCCAACTGACAAGCCTCTGCGTTTGCCTCTGCAAGATGTCTACAAAATTGGTG GTATTGGTACTGTTCCAGTTGGTCGTGTGGAAACTGGCATCCTGAAGCCAGGCATGGTGGTAACATTTGCACCCGTCAATGTAACAACTGAAGTAAAATCTGTTGAGATGCATCATGAAGCTTTGAGTGAAGCTCTGCCTGGTGACAATGTTGGCTTCAATGTCAAGAACGTGTCTGTGAAAGATGTTCGCCGTGGTAATGTTGCTGGTGACAGCAAGAATGACCccccaatggaagctgctggctTCACTGCCCAG GTCATCATCCTGAACCACCCAGGCCAAATTGGTGCTGGTTATGCCCCTGTACTGGATTGCCACACTGCTCACATTGCTTGCAAATTTGCTGAACTGAAAGAGAAGATTGATCGTCGTTCTGGTAAGAAATTGGAAGATAGTCCTAAATTCCTGAAATCTGGAGATGCTGCCATCGTTGACATGGTCCCAGCCAAACCCATGTGTGTCGAGAGCTTCTCTGACTACCCTCCTCTGG GTCGTTTTGCTGTGCGTGACATGAGACAGACCGTTGCTGTTGGTGTCATCAAGGCAGTTGATAAGaaagctgctggagctggcaagGTCACAAAGTCCGCCCAGAAGGCTCAGAAGGCTAAATGA